The proteins below are encoded in one region of Citrobacter enshiensis:
- the glnQ gene encoding glutamine ABC transporter ATP-binding protein GlnQ, whose product MIEFKNVSKHFGPTQVLHNIDLNIRQGEVVVIIGPSGSGKSTLLRCINKLEEITSGDLIVDGLKVNDPKVDERLIRQEAGMVFQQFYLFPHLTALENVMFGPQRVRGAKKEDAEKQAKELLAKVGLAERAHHYPSELSGGQQQRVAIARALAVKPKMMLFDEPTSALDPELRHEVLKVMQDLAEEGMTMVIVTHEIGFAEKVASRLIFIDKGRIAEDGNPQTLIENPPSQRLQEFLQHVS is encoded by the coding sequence GTGATTGAATTTAAAAACGTCTCTAAGCATTTTGGTCCAACCCAGGTGCTGCATAACATCGATCTGAACATCCGTCAGGGCGAAGTGGTCGTCATTATCGGGCCTTCCGGCTCCGGTAAATCCACCCTGCTGCGCTGCATCAACAAGCTGGAAGAAATCACCTCCGGCGATCTGATCGTCGATGGCCTGAAAGTCAACGATCCGAAGGTGGACGAGCGCTTAATCCGCCAGGAAGCCGGGATGGTGTTTCAGCAGTTCTACCTCTTCCCGCATCTGACGGCGCTGGAAAACGTCATGTTCGGTCCACAGCGCGTGCGCGGTGCGAAAAAAGAGGACGCGGAGAAACAGGCCAAAGAGCTACTGGCGAAAGTCGGGCTGGCGGAACGCGCTCATCACTACCCTTCAGAGCTTTCCGGCGGTCAGCAACAGCGCGTGGCGATTGCCCGTGCGCTGGCGGTGAAACCGAAGATGATGCTGTTTGATGAACCAACCTCTGCGCTCGACCCGGAACTGCGTCACGAAGTGCTGAAAGTGATGCAGGATCTGGCGGAAGAAGGCATGACGATGGTGATCGTGACGCACGAGATCGGCTTCGCCGAGAAAGTGGCCTCACGTCTGATCTTTATCGACAAAGGCCGCATTGCGGAAGACGGCAACCCACAAACCCTGATTGAAAATCCACCCAGTCAGCGTTTACAGGAATTTTTACAGCACGTCTCCTGA